Proteins encoded in a region of the Tripterygium wilfordii isolate XIE 37 chromosome 21, ASM1340144v1, whole genome shotgun sequence genome:
- the LOC119989070 gene encoding probable transcription factor At1g11510 — protein sequence MAKKRLTAMEEPPAASSSDEEVASSEEEAEEAESSSGEEEETEPKQPSPTPPQLKTTASTHTDASDSETESESDSGSDSEPIHSNVKPIASIHMEDNTTATKKPQSKPSVASKSATASKRINETDQEPKDSKRAKKKEKDVPNDASTEKSGDDTKKPLFQRLWSEDDEIVLLEGMIDFTEKNGKSPNADVDGFLEFIKKSLGFDATRSKLMEKMRRLKKKYENNAGKGKKKGEEMTFSKPHEQRAYELSKKIWGGEGTNGAGVESTVKPNGKAPKKGQTGSKSSAGVSSEFISTPRVKEEMKVVESAKERNGPLLLRGNESVKIDNSIGLAGMEGFLLNNGLGLVEESKRVEFEEKWKSIQLAEMELFVRRAEVIAEQAKLVLEAYKSAEN from the coding sequence ATGGCAAAGAAGCGCTTAACAGCCATGGAGGAGCCGCCAGCTGCTTCCTCGTCAGATGAAGAAGTTGCTTCCTCtgaagaagaagcagaggaaGCTGAATCCTCttctggagaagaagaagagactgAGCCCAAACAACCATCTCCTACCCCTCCACAACTGAAAACTACGGCTTCTACGCACACCGACGCTTCAGATTCTGAAACTGAATCTGAATCTGATTCCGGCTCTGACTCGGAACCCATTCACTCCAACGTCAAGCCCATTGCTTCTATACATATGGAGGACAATACCACCGCAACGAAGAAGCCCCAATCCAAACCCTCTGTTGCTTCGAAATCTGCTACTGCATCCAAGCGGATCAACGAGACAGATCAGGAACCGAAGGACTCTAAACGGgccaagaagaaggaaaaagatgTTCCTAATGACGCATCGACAGAAAAGTCTGGCGACGATACAAAGAAGCCTCTGTTCCAACGCCTTTGGAGTGAGGACGACGAAATCGTCCTTTTGGAAGGTATGATCGACTTTACTGAGAAAAACGGTAAGAGTCCGAATGCCGATGTTGATGGTTTCCTCGAATTTATCAAGAAATCGCTGGGCTTTGATGCAACCAGATCAAAATTGATGGAGAAGATGAGGAGGTTGAAGAAGAAGTACGAAAACAATGCTGGTAAAGGCAAGAAGAAGGGTGAGGAAATGACGTTTTCCAAACCCCACGAGCAGAGAGCTTACGAGTTGTCCAAGAAAATCTGGGGTGGAGAAGGAACAAATGGTGCTGGGGTGGAATCTACTGTGAAGCCCAATGGCAAAGCTCCTAAGAAGGGTCAGACGGGGAGCAAGAGTTCTGCAGGTGTGAGTTCGGAGTTTATTTCTACCCCTCGGGTTAAGGAGGAAATGAAGGTGGTGGAGAGTGCGAAGGAGAGGAACGGCCCCCTTCTGCTGAGGGGGAATGAGAGTGTAAAAATTGACAATAGCATTGGCTTAGCTGGGATGGAAGGGTTTTTGTTGAACAATGGGTTGGGCTTGGTCGAGGAATCAAAAAGAGTGGAGTTTGAGGAGAAGTGGAAGAGCATTCAGCTGGCGGAGATGGAGCTGTTTGTGAGAAGGGCAGAGGTGATCGCGGAGCAGGCAAAGTTGGTGCTGGAGGCATACAAGTCAGCGGAGAATTAG
- the LOC119989072 gene encoding protein HEAT-STRESS-ASSOCIATED 32 isoform X1: protein MAMRYYGWKSFDEDEDRPDKPRRFGVTEMRGPNYNLLSQNFLQDIFESMGQFVDGLKFSGGSHSLMNKSFIKEVIDMAHRHDVYVSTGDWAEHMIRKGPSAFKEYVEECKNMGFDTIELNVGSLGVPEETLLRYVRLIKSGGLKAKPQFSVKFNESDIPAGGDRAFGAYVAPTPRTNELVEDVDLLIRRAERCLEAGADVIMIDADDVCKHAESMRSDIIAKVIGRLGLERTMFEASNARTSEWFIRRYGPKVNLFVDHSQVMDLECFRGRNLGKNHASVLGSSYFLF from the exons ATGGCAATGCGTTATTACGGATGGAAGAGCTTCGACGAGGACGAGGATCGGCCGGATAAGCCCCGTCGATTTGGAGTCACCGAGATGAGAGGCCCCAATTACAACCTCCTCAGCCAAAATTTCCTTCAA GACATTTTTGAGTCAATGGGACAGTTTGTTGATGGCTTAAAGTTCTCTGGAGGTTCTCATAGCTTGATGAACAAGTCTTTTATTAAAGAAGTGATTGACATGGCTCACCGACATGATGTGTATGTCAGTACTGGAGACTGGGCTGAACATATGATCCGTAAGGGTCCGTCCGCTTTCAAGGAATATGTTGAG GAATGCAAAAACATGGGATTTGACACAATTGAGTTAAATGTTGGATCACTTGGAGTTCCTGAAGAAACTCTATTGAGATATGTGCGCTTGATTAAGAGTGGTGGTTTAAAGGCCAAGCCTCAATTTTCAGTCAAGTTTAACGAGTCTGACATCCCTGCTGGTGGTGATAGAGCATTTGGGGCATATGTTGCCCCAACACCTCGAACAAATG AGCTTGTCGAAGATGTAGATCTCTTGATCAGACGGGCTGAAAGATGCTTAGAAGCTGGGGCAGACGTTATAATGATTGATGCTGATGATGTCTGCAAACATGCAGAGTCTATGCGATCAGACATAATTGCAAAGGTCATTGGGCGTCTCGGGCTTGAGAGGACCATGTTTGAGGCATCAAATGCAAGAACCTCGGAGTGGTTTATCAGACGTTATGGACCCAAG GTTAACCTCTTTGTGGATCACTCGCAAGTAATGGATTTAGAGTGCTTCCGAGGGCGTAACTTGGGTAAAAATCATGCTTCAGTCCTTGGTTCCtcatattttctcttttga
- the LOC119989072 gene encoding protein HEAT-STRESS-ASSOCIATED 32 isoform X2: protein MLLQDIFESMGQFVDGLKFSGGSHSLMNKSFIKEVIDMAHRHDVYVSTGDWAEHMIRKGPSAFKEYVEECKNMGFDTIELNVGSLGVPEETLLRYVRLIKSGGLKAKPQFSVKFNESDIPAGGDRAFGAYVAPTPRTNELVEDVDLLIRRAERCLEAGADVIMIDADDVCKHAESMRSDIIAKVIGRLGLERTMFEASNARTSEWFIRRYGPKVNLFVDHSQVMDLECFRGRNLGKNHASVLGSSYFLF, encoded by the exons ATGTTGTTGCAGGACATTTTTGAGTCAATGGGACAGTTTGTTGATGGCTTAAAGTTCTCTGGAGGTTCTCATAGCTTGATGAACAAGTCTTTTATTAAAGAAGTGATTGACATGGCTCACCGACATGATGTGTATGTCAGTACTGGAGACTGGGCTGAACATATGATCCGTAAGGGTCCGTCCGCTTTCAAGGAATATGTTGAG GAATGCAAAAACATGGGATTTGACACAATTGAGTTAAATGTTGGATCACTTGGAGTTCCTGAAGAAACTCTATTGAGATATGTGCGCTTGATTAAGAGTGGTGGTTTAAAGGCCAAGCCTCAATTTTCAGTCAAGTTTAACGAGTCTGACATCCCTGCTGGTGGTGATAGAGCATTTGGGGCATATGTTGCCCCAACACCTCGAACAAATG AGCTTGTCGAAGATGTAGATCTCTTGATCAGACGGGCTGAAAGATGCTTAGAAGCTGGGGCAGACGTTATAATGATTGATGCTGATGATGTCTGCAAACATGCAGAGTCTATGCGATCAGACATAATTGCAAAGGTCATTGGGCGTCTCGGGCTTGAGAGGACCATGTTTGAGGCATCAAATGCAAGAACCTCGGAGTGGTTTATCAGACGTTATGGACCCAAG GTTAACCTCTTTGTGGATCACTCGCAAGTAATGGATTTAGAGTGCTTCCGAGGGCGTAACTTGGGTAAAAATCATGCTTCAGTCCTTGGTTCCtcatattttctcttttga